AACAATCATACACTCATACACTCATACCAACCCGACGTCACATTCTACCGTAGTACTAATGTATCCTGAGAAAATAAACTAGTCAAAGAGCATATCGAGTTCATCATAAATTATTACAAGATATCCTCATACTGTCTAAACCTTATTGTCACTTAGGCCTTTAGTCATGAGTTTTCTGCTACCCCCTAGTGTATATACTGTTCTTATCTTGTCTCCGACCCGTGACACGGAGGAGGTTCCGTATTCCGGAGCCGGGGAGATAATTCGGCATTCGTCATGTTGATGAGGGCATCCGGGTACCGATGGTGGGGTTAAGGTTACCCCAGACCTCGCCATTGACTGGAAGCTTCCCCTCCTTGGGATAAAGCTCAGCTATTTCATAGCAACATAACCATACACTACTGAGATTTCTCCTCTTTCACTTTATCCTCTCTTTATTCTTGAAACTGTTTTCAACTTTATACCCCAATTGCTTCTGTCTAACCCAAGCAACCCTCAAATACAGTGACATCATGGCTTTCACTACAAATGCGACTATCAACAGCTTCGGCGGACGCTTTCTCAAGCTCTCCCACAAGTCCGCCGTCACCGGCACACCCATGAACGCAACTCTCTACCTCCCAggctcagcatcatcttctaAGCCAGCTCCTCTCCTCATCTACCTCTCCGGCCTCACATGCACACCCGACAACGTCACAGAGAAGGGTTTCCTTCACGCCCACGCCTCCAAGCTCGGTCTTGCTCTTCTCTACCCAGACACATCTCCCCGCGAGCTCGACTTGCCCGGTGAGCACGACTCATATGACTTTGGCAGCGGAGCGGGCTTCTACatcgatgccaagaaggACCCTTACAGCAAGCACTACAAGATGGAGTCGTATATCACCAATGAGCTTCCCgacctcatcttcaaggagTTTAAGGAGGTTGATTCCTCGCGAGTTTCTATCTCTGGCCACTCTATGGGTGGACATGGTGCACTGACTCTGTTCCTCAAGAACCCCGGCAAGTACAAGAGTGTCAGCGCCTGGGCTCCTATCTCCAACCCTTCTCAGTGCCCCTGGGGCGACAAGGCCTTCAAGGGTTACTTGGGTGAGGACAGGGAGGAGTGGAAGAAACACGATGCCACTGAGCTCATCAAGAGCTGGAAGGGCAACTTCCCTGCTCTCATTGATGTTGTAAGTTCCGAGCCTCTCTCTCGCCATTGTTAAATGCACCATGCTAAGAGACCAGGGCACTGGTGACAACTTCTACAAACAGGGCCAGCTTCTCCCCGAGAACCTCGAGAAGGCTGTCAAGGATGCCGGTATTGAGGGCTTGACTCTCCGCTACCAGGATGTAGGTATTTCTCATTCCCATCAAACGACAATGCTAACCCGTTTTCAGGGCTACGACCACTCttacttcttcatctctacCTTCGGCGAAGACCACGTCAAGCACGCCGCCAAGGCTCTCGGACTCTTGTGACTACCACGCAGTGCGCTGTAAGAGGGCGAAACCAACAGTTCTTTGACAAAAGTCGGTTGGATGTATTTACAGCGCCATTCTAGGTAAACGAATCAGGATGTGTACTCAAGTTGTGTACACGAAATGCTCGAGTAGCAAATGTTCTCAATGATGCTATGGTCTGAACGATAGCTGAAAAGAGGTCGTAACTCTATCGACTAAGAAACCTAAAAGcaagttaaataatattactCTTCCGATTCACATTGATTTTCGTATGTAACGTGCCATTGTATTCGTCCAATGTCTTTGAAAAACGCCGCCTATATGAGTGCTGAAAGGTATATGATGCGAACCCAGACATGACACCTCCTGGAGAACCCGTCAAAGTTACTCCAACCCATAAATAAACTCCTACAAGCCCGCCCACACGTGAACTCCAATTCAAACGTTCAGCTTACTATCCTCTCCATTTCAGCGCTTATACCTTCCTTTTCAAGCTTTGCTTGCATCTCAGCATCCACCTCTCGACGTAGCCGCATATAAGCTAGCTTCTCAAAGCGACTGAGACTTCTCCACCAATGCTGTCCAGCTTCATGATCGGATATACGCTCCAAGAGATCTGCTGTTCTCAGACGGACTTCGCGGTCCTTGTGGAATAGACCAAGAGCAAGGTAGAACAATCCAGCGTGCGACTCAGGGGCTACACTAAGCAGTAGGCAAATCTCATCGTACGTGTGGACGTGTTTGGAGATGGTGAGATAGATGTCTCTGCTCTGCGCGGGGGTCAAGCGTTGCATTCGTAAACGGTCGTGAAGATGGGCCAAGTCAAGGCCCTTCAGGGGCCTGATGGTATATATCTGTGCCAAATCCTGCGAAATGTTAGCTTTAGTCGTCCCTATTTCTAGTGCAGTATCTTACTTGGATGAAGCTGTAATAACTCCGAGTGTTGCGCCATCCTTCGATTCTTGTCACATTACCAGCAAGCTCTTTATGCTTAGCTGTATCATCCGCCCAGACATAACCATGCCCATTAGCTCCTGGTGGCATCAAGTCCTGATCTTCACCTCCAATGTACAAGGCACTAGCTCCATAAACGCTTTCCTCGAATTTGGCTGCGATTTGAGTGAACTTGCCGACCCAGTCGCGCCACTTTGCTCGGATCACACGCTCGCCATGTCTCGCAGCTATGCTCCTAAGAACATCAGCCATGAAGGCATTGTCACCCGTATAGTCCTGGCTTGTATTCGTGGTACCGCTTGCAATGGCCGCGAAAGCTGCATTTTGTTGCTGGAAGTACAGCAGACCCTCTGTCACAGGAGCAGGGTCGATCTTTGTACTGATCTTGACCCTTCCACTTGGTAAATCGCACAAAACGTCCCACCACTCGGGGTGAAGCTCGAAGGTCGGATTCGTTACACCAGCGATAAAACCGGGTACGTTGAGCAGGTCGTCGATTTTGGTCAAGTCAGTGTAAGGAAAAGCATGTCGTGTAAACCCACGAAGTATACCACCCGATGCCAACGCACACGCGGCTAAGACAGCTTCTGCGACCTCGCCTGAGGGCATGTTGTACCCTAGAAAGATGATTCTCTTTTGTGTCAAGAGCGCATTTGCCAGCACAATGATAGGGTGCGTATTGACTCCGTTCGTTGTGAGGTGAGGGTGCAGCGCAAATGGTTGGGGCGATTTCTGATGAGAATCTGAAAAGTTTTGAATGAGTTTTATGAGTGAAAAGTCACCGACGGTTTCTGGCATGACAGCAACAGGCACTTTGATAGGTATTGGTATGCCCTTGTACATGACCTTGCTCTCAAACTCATGCGTGTCGCGGGGAACAGAGTAAATCGACTGGCCGCCCTCAACATGGGCCTTTGTACCAGCTCTTGAGATACCAGTCAGTTTTGTCGGACTCCTTGTCGCATCCAATGACTGATCTGCTGCCTCCTCGCGCTGGTCTTCGGCTATCCGCATTTGAATCATCTGTTCGAATTTCTCCACAAAGAGATCCCTGTTGTCACTTGCTTGTAATAAGTGGCGCTCAAGAAGACTGAGTTTAGGCATGAGAGACAAATCCATGGCGTTTACTGAATCGTATAGCATGGCCAATGTCTCTGGAACAGGTGCTTTGAAGTATTCTTCCAGAGCCAATAGTAACAGTGGCTATTGAAACGGTTAGCAAGTGCACGAGCACAAGAATCATGTGTTAAGGCTACTTGCCTTGTAAATATGCAAGAAGGGGTGCCGCGTGCAGATGGCCATGGCCTTGACAATGGCCCCTCTCTTGACCGACTTGTCATGTTTGGTATTGACCAGATTAAGCACATAAATTAGGGGAGGGCCCTCTCCGCCCTCAGGTTCGCTATCAGTAGATTCGgtgtcgtcttcatcatcgtcctcccATTCGTCCTCTGGTAGATCCTCTTCgttttcttcatcctcctcgtctaTTATACCAGCTGCTCTATCACGCCTCCTCTTGCGCCTTTGCTTTCGATTTTCCTTAACTTTGcgctcctcatcctcctcttcctgaCTTGTATCCTtgtgaagaaagaagattgTCCAGTCCTGGTTGCGGGCGTGGGCTTGATCGGGCAACATGAGCTCTGCCAGCATATTTTCGTCTCCTGTGATCGCAACCGGGTATTGGTGCTCCATGACGGGACCTCGATCGATATCGAAAGATGCGACAAGGATGTATTCGACATGGTTTTCTGTGGAGCTTCGCGGGTATTGCGAGCGAAGCTTTCTCGATGGTCGTGCATGAGGGTTGATCCTTCGAGGAGCGGAAAGTGATGAATGCTGCGAGGACAGACCCGTCGAAGGCGTCTTTGACTGCGAATTGGGATCGGAAATGCGATCGATCTCTGGGCCAGGAGGAAGAGGTGACCTCGAGGGAGGCGGCGAGGCCTGTGACATTTGCGATTCGGGGCGCGAAGAGTGAAACGAAGCCAGGGAGGTTCTTCGGTTGGAGACTGAAGCATTGGAGAAATTGCTGAGGCTGTGTTTATGACCGTGACCGTGGTGGTTGTTTGCGCTGTTGCTGGTTGTTTTGGTCAAGAATGGCAACGTTGACTGGAACGAAGAAGCCATAATGGAGGAGACGAGACAAggcaatgcaatgcaagaCAAGCTAAGACAGTGCCGAAGGCGGATTGAGGCCGGGGTTCCGAGACACGAAACACGAAACACGAGTCCCTCACGATTTAGAACCCTCGTAGGTTCCGGATCGGGCGATGTTGCGCTGCGTTGCGTTTCGTTTTCGAGCTCGGGGAGTCCGAGAGGGTTGAGTGAAAGGATGCGGTGAATGCATGCAATGTAATGCAAGGCAGTGGGATCGACgctctgctctgctttgTTCCACTTTGGACGCTACAGTACCTGAAGGAATTGACAGAATTAAACAATTCTCCTCGATCGAAAGCAGCTGTGATAGTATGTACAGCACCAGCCAGTACCACTTGTTATCGAATATGTAACAGAACTAGAAACAGCTTTAAAGACAGTGTTGTAACCGAGACATGTTCCCGCCACAAAGTACAAGTGGGCGTCAACTTGCGCAACGAGGCTTGACTTCCTTGTAGGTGGggacagatgatgatggaagtATCCAGCAAGTCAATTAATTATCCGACGATAAATCACTTTGCTGTGTATTTGAGTAAAGTGGTGTTTtgaaataaaaaagataCTAGACAAAGGGTTCAATCACCTACCAACTCCCTCCCTACCCATTCTATCCACTAC
This genomic stretch from Fusarium oxysporum f. sp. lycopersici 4287 chromosome 5, whole genome shotgun sequence harbors:
- a CDS encoding S-formylglutathione hydrolase — protein: MAFTTNATINSFGGRFLKLSHKSAVTGTPMNATLYLPGSASSSKPAPLLIYLSGLTCTPDNVTEKGFLHAHASKLGLALLYPDTSPRELDLPGEHDSYDFGSGAGFYIDAKKDPYSKHYKMESYITNELPDLIFKEFKEVDSSRVSISGHSMGGHGALTLFLKNPGKYKSVSAWAPISNPSQCPWGDKAFKGYLGEDREEWKKHDATELIKSWKGNFPALIDVGTGDNFYKQGQLLPENLEKAVKDAGIEGLTLRYQDGYDHSYFFISTFGEDHVKHAAKALGLL